One Bacillus amyloliquefaciens DSM 7 = ATCC 23350 DNA window includes the following coding sequences:
- the dapA gene encoding 4-hydroxy-tetrahydrodipicolinate synthase, which translates to MNVGNISTAMITPFDSKGNVDFQKLSTLIDYLLKNGTDSLVVAGTTGESPTLSTEEKIALFEFTVKEVNGRVPVIAGTGSNNTKDSIKLTKKAEEAGVDCVMLVTPYYNKPSQEGMYRHFKAIAEETSLPVMLYNVPGRTVASLAPETAIRLAEIPNISAIKEASGDLDAITKIIAETPEDFYVYSGDDGLTLPILAVGGRGVVSVASHIVGSDMQQMIKNYTNGQTATAALIHQKLLPIMKELFKAPNPAPVKTALQLKGLDVGSVRLPLIPLNEDERLSLSSVISEL; encoded by the coding sequence ATGAATGTCGGAAATATATCTACAGCGATGATTACCCCCTTTGACAGTAAAGGGAATGTAGACTTTCAAAAACTGTCTACATTAATCGACTATTTGTTGAAAAACGGCACGGATTCTTTAGTCGTCGCAGGAACGACCGGCGAATCTCCGACACTTTCAACGGAAGAAAAAATTGCACTCTTTGAATTTACAGTCAAAGAAGTGAACGGACGAGTGCCTGTTATTGCGGGTACGGGAAGCAACAATACGAAAGACTCCATCAAACTGACAAAAAAAGCTGAAGAAGCCGGCGTTGATTGTGTGATGCTTGTCACGCCGTATTATAATAAGCCTTCACAAGAGGGCATGTACCGTCATTTTAAGGCGATAGCTGAAGAAACGTCTCTTCCTGTTATGCTTTACAACGTGCCGGGCAGAACGGTCGCTTCACTTGCGCCGGAAACGGCCATCAGACTTGCGGAGATTCCGAATATCTCTGCGATTAAAGAAGCAAGCGGCGATCTTGATGCCATTACGAAAATCATTGCCGAAACGCCGGAAGATTTTTATGTCTATTCAGGTGATGACGGGTTAACGCTTCCTATTCTTGCAGTCGGCGGAAGAGGGGTCGTGTCAGTGGCCAGCCATATCGTAGGTTCTGACATGCAGCAGATGATTAAAAACTATACGAACGGGCAGACGGCAACCGCGGCACTGATTCATCAGAAGCTTCTGCCGATCATGAAGGAGCTCTTTAAAGCGCCGAACCCGGCTCCGGTCAAAACGGCGCTTCAGCTGAAGGGACTTGATGTCGGATCTGTGCGTCTTCCTCTTATCCCGCTGAATGAAGATGAACGTCTGAGCCTGAGCAGCGTCATCAGCGAACTGTAA